From Pseudomonas sp. StFLB209, a single genomic window includes:
- a CDS encoding TonB-dependent receptor plug domain-containing protein, which yields MNAYTRLQSGPRSPAFCGLLLCGLASAVQAADADTVLGTVSVISTGTRGNTLTVAESPSPIDIISGEQIRKTGKASLREALGKIVPSFSAPAQAGGGTSSSVRPVSIRGLSGDHLLVLVNGKRRHNTAVYNNFARIASGSVPVDLDLIPTAAIERIELLRDGASAQYGSDAIAGVLNIILKSQAEGGSASVTTGQQQDKPGDLVQTALNGGFALGQNGGFFNTSLDIRLQGPSYAAGDAQGAWYYPVLNGQSVPFGTPGASPDPREGSVDRLLEKGYGRSNRDEVYNLSYNAELPIHDNLKLYSFSTYSDRTIVDTRGSFRATNLGSIPQIVPDGFHAQRLIDEQDFQVAFGGKGDVGGWGYDLSTTYGKDDVRLGAQNTLNSSIGPTSKTDFYLGSLEFEQWTSNLDFTRPFDIGLPRPLQFSAGVEHRWEKYVQGAGEPDSYRDGGYVYPAGHPRAGQRPTAGLQSFTGTSVVDAGSPDRDSVAFYLDAGTNLTEKLYTSAAFRFEHYDDSSGNTASGKLSSRYELAPGLALRGTFNTGFRAPSLAQQTFSVTQNTATLLPDGTTQLLLARYLPPSSTAAQALGARDLEPEKSTNFSVGLSWEPTRNARVTLDAYRIEIKDRIVKSEIIRDTGTSSRVRDTLASLGINDLYSAQYNMNGVDTRTDGIDLVSELHSDYGRFGTVRWSAQYSYNRTTLEGIKRNGTVDSLLGSNYVIFGHQAQTDLTEGSPRDKLVLGGHWKVGDFITDLQVSRYGKYTEAGTSAAADQRFGAKWITDLDVTYLLTDNISLSLGANNLFGVRPDKQDPTPTATGLGSSNPTEINNPDAYGSFSPYGLNGAFYYARVSYDW from the coding sequence ATGAATGCATACACCCGTCTGCAGTCAGGCCCACGCTCGCCCGCGTTTTGCGGTCTGCTGCTGTGTGGCCTGGCCAGTGCAGTCCAGGCTGCCGACGCCGACACCGTGTTGGGCACGGTGTCGGTGATTTCCACCGGCACCCGTGGCAACACCCTGACCGTCGCCGAGAGCCCGTCGCCGATCGATATCATCAGCGGCGAGCAGATCCGCAAGACCGGCAAGGCCAGCCTGCGTGAAGCGCTGGGCAAGATCGTGCCGTCGTTCAGTGCACCGGCCCAGGCCGGTGGCGGGACCTCTTCGTCGGTGCGGCCGGTGTCGATCCGTGGTCTGTCCGGGGATCATCTGCTGGTGCTGGTCAACGGCAAGCGGCGCCACAACACCGCCGTGTACAACAACTTTGCGCGCATCGCCAGCGGCAGCGTGCCGGTGGATCTGGACCTGATTCCCACCGCCGCCATCGAGCGCATCGAACTGCTGCGCGACGGCGCGTCGGCGCAGTATGGCTCCGATGCGATTGCCGGGGTGCTGAACATCATCCTCAAAAGCCAGGCCGAAGGTGGCAGCGCCAGCGTCACCACCGGTCAGCAGCAAGACAAGCCCGGCGACCTGGTACAAACCGCGCTCAATGGCGGCTTCGCGCTGGGCCAGAACGGTGGGTTCTTCAACACCTCACTGGACATTCGCCTGCAAGGCCCATCCTATGCCGCAGGCGATGCTCAAGGCGCCTGGTATTACCCGGTACTCAATGGCCAGTCAGTGCCGTTCGGCACCCCAGGTGCCAGCCCCGACCCACGGGAAGGCTCGGTGGACCGACTGCTGGAGAAAGGCTATGGCCGCTCCAACCGCGACGAGGTCTATAACCTGTCGTACAACGCCGAACTGCCGATTCACGACAACCTCAAGCTGTATTCGTTTTCGACCTACAGCGACCGGACGATTGTCGACACCCGCGGCAGCTTTCGGGCGACCAATCTGGGCTCGATCCCGCAGATCGTCCCCGACGGCTTTCATGCCCAGCGGCTGATCGACGAGCAGGACTTTCAGGTCGCGTTCGGCGGCAAGGGCGATGTCGGCGGCTGGGGTTACGACCTGAGCACCACCTATGGCAAGGACGACGTACGGCTCGGTGCGCAGAACACCCTCAACTCGTCCATCGGCCCCACCAGCAAGACTGACTTCTACCTCGGCTCGCTGGAGTTCGAGCAGTGGACCAGTAACCTGGATTTCACCCGGCCATTCGACATCGGCCTGCCCAGACCGCTGCAGTTTTCAGCCGGGGTCGAGCACCGTTGGGAAAAGTATGTGCAAGGTGCCGGCGAGCCGGACTCCTACCGCGACGGCGGTTATGTGTACCCGGCCGGTCATCCGCGTGCCGGGCAACGCCCTACCGCCGGGCTGCAATCGTTTACCGGCACCTCGGTGGTGGATGCCGGTTCCCCGGACCGCGACAGCGTGGCCTTCTATCTGGACGCCGGCACCAATCTGACCGAGAAGCTCTACACCAGCGCGGCGTTTCGCTTCGAGCACTACGACGACAGCTCGGGCAACACCGCCAGCGGCAAGCTGTCGAGCCGCTATGAACTGGCGCCCGGCCTGGCGTTGCGCGGCACCTTCAATACCGGCTTTCGGGCACCGTCGCTGGCCCAGCAGACCTTCTCGGTGACCCAGAACACCGCGACCCTGCTGCCCGATGGCACCACCCAGTTACTCCTGGCCCGCTACCTGCCGCCAAGTAGCACCGCTGCCCAGGCGCTGGGGGCGCGGGATCTGGAGCCGGAGAAATCCACCAACTTCAGCGTCGGCCTGTCGTGGGAGCCAACCCGCAATGCACGGGTGACGCTGGACGCCTACCGCATCGAGATCAAAGACCGCATCGTCAAGAGCGAGATCATCCGCGACACCGGCACCTCGAGCCGGGTGCGCGACACCCTGGCCTCGCTGGGCATCAACGATTTGTACTCGGCGCAATACAACATGAACGGCGTCGACACCCGCACCGACGGTATCGATCTGGTCAGCGAGTTGCACAGTGACTACGGCCGCTTCGGTACGGTGCGCTGGTCGGCGCAATACAGCTACAACCGCACCACCCTCGAAGGCATCAAGCGCAACGGCACCGTCGACAGCCTGCTGGGTAGCAATTATGTGATTTTCGGTCATCAGGCGCAGACCGACCTGACCGAGGGCTCGCCGCGCGACAAGCTGGTGTTGGGCGGTCACTGGAAGGTCGGAGATTTCATCACCGACCTGCAAGTGAGCCGCTACGGCAAGTACACCGAGGCCGGCACCAGCGCCGCCGCCGATCAGCGTTTCGGCGCCAAGTGGATCACCGATCTGGACGTGACCTACCTGCTGACCGACAACATTTCTCTGTCGCTGGGCGCCAACAACCTGTTCGGCGTACGCCCCGACAAACAGGACCCGACCCCGACCGCCACCGGGTTGGGCAGCAGCAACCCCACCGAGATCAACAACCCCGACGCCTACGGCAGCTTCAGCCCGTACGGGCTGAACGGCGCGTTCTATTACGCGCGGGTTTCGTATGACTGGTAA
- a CDS encoding ABC transporter substrate-binding protein, translated as MPTRSLLASLIGTALLGGSLLFSTLSQAADLAPLKVANQKSSYKLLLQAAGELKDVPYTIEFSEFPAAAPLGEALNAGAVDVGGLGDAPYVFALGAGSPLKVVSITHADGRFSTSILVPKDSPLKTAADLKGKRVVTNRGSIGHFLVIKALRDAGLQSSDVTFVNLLPSDARSALESGNADAWSTWDPYTTIAITQNGARILRKGDDLLTNHLYTAATSKAIAEKRVQLDDFVQRLDRAWAWANQHPKEYAQAQAKVTGLPLEVHLASAEATDFQKVAITDQVVANLQQTADIYREEGILSKPVDVSKGFDPSFNTVRGLPAAAALAAIPSR; from the coding sequence ATGCCAACCCGTTCCCTGCTCGCCTCGCTGATTGGCACCGCCCTGCTTGGCGGCTCTTTGCTGTTCAGCACTCTGAGCCAGGCCGCCGACCTCGCGCCATTGAAAGTCGCCAACCAGAAATCTTCATACAAGTTGCTGTTGCAGGCGGCCGGTGAACTCAAGGATGTGCCCTACACCATCGAGTTTTCCGAGTTTCCGGCCGCCGCGCCGCTGGGCGAAGCCCTGAACGCCGGGGCGGTGGATGTCGGCGGGCTGGGCGATGCGCCTTACGTGTTTGCGCTCGGAGCCGGGTCGCCGTTGAAGGTGGTCAGCATTACCCACGCCGATGGACGCTTCTCGACTTCGATTCTGGTGCCCAAGGATTCACCACTGAAAACCGCTGCGGATCTCAAAGGCAAGCGGGTGGTGACCAACCGTGGTTCCATCGGCCACTTTCTGGTGATCAAGGCGCTGCGCGATGCCGGGCTGCAAAGCTCGGACGTCACCTTCGTCAACCTGTTGCCCAGCGATGCCCGCAGCGCGCTGGAAAGCGGCAACGCCGATGCCTGGTCGACCTGGGATCCCTACACCACCATCGCCATCACCCAGAACGGCGCACGCATTCTGCGCAAGGGTGACGACCTGCTGACCAACCACCTGTACACCGCCGCGACCAGCAAGGCGATTGCCGAAAAACGCGTGCAGCTCGATGATTTTGTGCAACGTCTGGACCGCGCCTGGGCCTGGGCCAACCAGCATCCCAAGGAGTACGCCCAGGCTCAGGCGAAGGTCACCGGGCTGCCGCTGGAAGTGCACCTGGCCAGCGCCGAGGCCACGGATTTCCAGAAGGTCGCGATTACCGACCAGGTGGTCGCCAACCTGCAGCAAACCGCCGACATCTACCGCGAGGAAGGCATTCTCAGCAAGCCGGTGGACGTCTCCAAAGGGTTCGATCCGAGCTTCAATACCGTGCGCGGTTTGCCCGCAGCGGCGGCGTTAGCCGCAATACCGTCCAGATAA